In the genome of Streptomyces aquilus, the window TTGAGCCGATGCCCGTGGAAACAGGGGAGACGACACCTGCGCAGGCGTTGCGACCGCATGCCGAGGACGCCTTCGCCGCCGAACTCGCGGCGCTGGCCGCCCAGGACGAGCGCCCGCGCCCGGCCCGCTGGAAGCTGTCGCCGTGGGCGGTGGCGACGTACCTGCTCGGCGGCACCCTGCCCGACGGCACCGTGATCACCCCGAAGTACGTGGGTCCGCGCCGCATCGTCGAGGTCGCCGTCACCACGCTCGCCACCGACCGCGCCCTGCTCCTGCTCGGCGTGCCCGGCACCGCGAAGACGTGGGTCTCCGAGCACCTGGCCGCCGCGGTCAGCGGCGACTCGACCCTGCTCGTGCAGGGCACGGCCGGCACGCCGGAGGAGGCGATCCGATACGGCTGGAACTACGCGCAGTTGTTGGCGAACGGCCCGAGCCGTGACGCGCTGGTGCCCAGCCCCGTCATGCGGGCCATGGCGGAGGGGATGACGGCGCGGGTGGAGGAGCTGACCCGCATCCCCGCCGACGTCCAGGACACGCTCATCACGATCCTGTCCGAGAAGACCCTGCCGATACCGGAGTTGGGTGAGGAGGTGCAGGCCGTCCGCGGCTTCAACCTCATTGCCACGGCCAACGACCGCGACCGCGGGGTCAACGACCTCTCCAGTGCCCTGCGCCGCCGCTTCAACACGGTGGTGCTGCCGCTCCCGGAGAGCGTCGAGGCCGAGGTCGACATCGTCTCGCGGCGCGTCGACCAGCTCGGCCGCTCGCTCGACCTGCCCGCCGTACCGGAGGGGATCGACGAGATCCGCCGCGTGGTGACGGTCTTCCGGGAGCTGCGCGACGGGGTCACGGCCGACGGCCGTACGAAGGTCAAGTCGCCCAGCGGCACGCTGTCGACGGCGGAGGCCATCTCCGTCGTCACCAACGGCCTCGCCCTGGCCGCCCACTTCGGCGACGGCGTGCTGCGCGCCGGTGACGTGGCCGCGGGCATCCTCGGCGCCGTCGTCCGCGATCCGGCGGCCGACCGGGTCGTCTGGCAGGAGTACCTGGAAGCGGTCGTGCGCGAGCGCGACGGCTGGACGGACTTCTACCGCGCGTGCCGCGAGGTGAGCGCGTGAGCGGGGAGGACCTGGGGTGGGGGAAGCCTGGCGGGGGCCAGGGAAGCGGTGGGTCGGGCGGCTCCGGCGGCTCGGGTGGCTCGGGCGGGGGCCAGGGATCGGCGGTTCCTGAAGGGAGGGGACGGAGTGAGCGGCAGTGACGGGGGTGAGGTCGGGGCGACCGGCGGGGAGCCGTTGTTGCTCGGCGTACGGCATCACGGGCCCGGGTCGGCCCGCGCGGTACGGGCGGCGCTGGACGCGGCCCGGCCGCGGGTCGTCCTGATCGAGGGCCCGCCCGAGGCCGACGCCCTGATCCCGCTGGCCGCCGACGCGGACATGCGGCCGCCGGTCGCCCTCCTGGGCCACGCGGTGGACGAGCCCGGCCGGTCGGCGTTCTGGCCGCTGGCCGAGTTCTCCCCGGAGTGGGTGGCGCTGCGATGGGCGCTTGAGCAGGACGTCCCGGCCCGCTTCATCGACTTGCCGGCGACGCACTCGCTGGCGTGGGGGAGGGACACGGGGGCCGACGAGGCGGACGAGGCCGAGGCGGACGCGGCCGAGGCGGCCGAGGCGGAGACCGACACAGGCGACGGGTCCGACGGGAGTGAGGGGATCGAGGAGGCTGACGGTGCCGGTCGGATCGACGTCCGGGTCGATCCTCTCGCCGTGCTCGCCGAGACGGCCGGTTACGACGATCCCGAGCGCTGGTGGGAGGACGTCGTCGAGCATCGGGGCGGCGGCACCGGGGACGTGTTCGGGCCGTTCCTCGCCCTGGAGGAGGCGATGGGGGCGCTGCGGGAGACGTACGGGCACGGGGGGCACGACAAGGATCTCGTGCGGGAGGCGTACATGCGGCTCCAAGTGCGGGCGGCGCAGCGTGAGTTCCGAGCGGGGGTGGCCGTCGTGTGCGGGGCGTGGCATGTGCCCGCGCTGCGGCGGAAGGCGTCCGTGGCCGCCGACCGGGCCCTGCTCAAGGGTCTGCCGAAGGTCAAGGCGGACATGACGTGGGTGCCGTGGACGCACCGCAGGCTGTCCCGGGTCAGCGGCTACGGGGCGGGGATCGACTCACCGGGGTGGTACGGGCATCTGTTCGCGGCGCCGGACCGGCCGATCGAGCGGTGGATGACCAAGGTGGCGGGGCTGCTGCGGAAGGAGGACCGGCTCGTCTCCTCGGCGCATGTCATCGAGGCGGTGCGGCTGGCGGAGACGCTCGCGGCGATGCGCGGGCGCCCGCTGGCGGGGCTGAGCGAGACCACCGACGCGGTGCGGGCGGTGATGTGCGAGGGCTCGGACGTACCGCTGTCGCTGGTGCACGACCGGCTCGTGGTCGGGGACGTGCTCGGCGAGGTGCCGCAGGGGGCGCCCGCGGTGCCGTTGCAGCGGGACCTCGACCGGGCACAGCGCAGGCTGCGGCTCAAACCGGAGGCGCTGGAGCGGGAGTTGGAGCTCGATCTGCGCAAGGAGATCGACGCCGGCCGCAGCAGACTGCTGCACCGGCTGCGGCTGCTGGGCGTGGCATGGGGCGAGCCGGTGGCGTCGCGGGGGAGCACGGGCACGTTCCGGGAGACGTGGCGGTTGCGCTGGGAGCCGGAGCTGGCGGTGCGGGTCGCCGAGGCGGGCGTGTGGGGGACGACGGTGCTCGCGGCGGCGACGGCCAAGGCCGAGGCGGACGCCGTCGGCGCGCCGAGCCTCGCCGACGTCACCGCGCTCGCCGAGCGCTGTCTGCTGGCCGAACTCCCCGACGCCCTCCCGGTGGTGATGCAGGTCCTCGCCGACCGCGCGGCCCTGGACGCGGACGTCGGCCACCTGGCCCAGGCCCTGCCCGCGCTGGTCCGCTCCCTGCGGTACGGCGACGTCCGCGGCACCGACACCCACGCCCTCACAGAGGTCGCGGAGGGTCTCGCCGAACGGATCTTCGTCGGCCTTCCCCCGGCCTGCGCCGGACTCGACGCGGACGCCGCGGAGCAGATACGGCGCCATGTGGACGCGGTACATGGGGCGGTGGGGTTGCTGGGGGACGCGGCCGTGGCGGCCGGTCCTGCGGTGGCCAGTCCTGCGACTGCCAGTCCTGCGGCGGCCAGTCCTGCGATGGACGGGACGGAGAGGGGCGCACCTCCCCTGCGGGTCCGCTGGCACTCCGTGCTGCGGGTGCTGTGCGGGCGGGAGAGCGTGCCCGGCGTCATTCGGGGACGGGCCGTGCGGTTGCTGCTCGACGACGGGGAGTTGGGGCAGGACGAGGCCGCGCGGCTCATGGGGCTCGTGCTGTCGCCGGGGACACCGCCGGCGGACGCGGCGGCCTGGATCGAGGGCTTCGTGGGCGGGGGCGCCGGGGGCGGGATGCTGCTGGTGCACGACGAGCGGCTGCTCGGGCTGGTCGACGCCTGGCTGACCGGGGTACCGGCGGACGCCTTCACGGATGTGCTGCCGCTGCTGCGCAGGTCGTTCTCGGCGTACGAGGCGGGGGTCCGGCGCACGCTCGGCGAACTGGTCCGGCGGGGACCGGGCGAGAGGGCCGGAGGTGGGCCGATCGGCAGCGGCGCCGGCCTGCCCGGCTTCGCGACCGGCCTCGACACCGCGCGGGCGGACGCGGTACTGCCGGTGGTGCGGCTGCTGCTGGGGCTGGACGGCGTACCTGGTCATCGGGACGCCGACGACAACGACCTTGCGGGGGTGGGGGGATGACGACCGAGCAGGTGAGCGGGCGGAGTGGGCCGGGGAAGCGGGCCGGTGGGGCGGGGGAGTGGACCGGTGGGGCCGGGGAGTGGACCGGTGGGGCCGGGGGGCCGACCAATGGGTCGCGGACCAGCGGAGCGGGGGAGCGGATGCCTGGGGCGGGGGAGTGGACCGGTGGGCCGGGGGAGCGGATCGAGGGGGCGGGCGCGGTGACGGACGGGCAGGAGCGGGAGAACCCGGCGGAGATTCCGGCGGAGCTCCCGACGGAGGCCCCGGGGGAGATCCCGGCGCAGAGGCGGCCGAGGGCCGGCGTTCGGGTGATGCCGTTGTGGGCGCGGCCGTTGGCGGAGCCCGAGGAGCCGGGGTGGTCCCTGGCCGCGCGACGACCGGCGACGGCCCGGTCTCTTGAGGGGGTCGGCGTATGAGCGGCGACGTGCTGGATCCGGCGCAGGAGCGGTTGCGGCGTTGGCGGATGGTGCTCGGTGGGGACGCGGCGGACGGGACCGGGTGTGTGCTCGGCGGGCGGGACGCGGCGATGGACGGCGCGTTGGCCGCGCTGTACGGGAAGGGGGACCGGCAGGGGCAGCAGTCGGGGCGGGACCGTTCCGCGGGGCTGGGGGCCTCCGCGCCCTCCGTGGCGCGCTGGCTCGGCGACATCCGGACGTACTTCCCGTCCTCGGTGGTCCAGGTGATGCAGCGCGACGCCATCGACCGACTGGGCCTCGCCACGCTGCTGCTGGAGCCGGAGATGCTGGAGGCGGTGGAGGCCGACGTCCATCTGGTCGGCACGCTGCTCTCGCTCAACAAGGCGATGCCGGAGACGACGAAGGAGACGGCACGGGCGGTCGTGCGCAAGGTCGTCGAGGACCTCGAGAAGCGGCTCGCCACCCGGACCAGGGCGACCCTCACCGGCGCCCTCGACCGCAGCGCCCGGGTCAGCCGGCCCCGGCACCAGGACATCGACTGGAACCGCACGATCGCGGCCAACCTCAAGCACTATCTGCCGCAGTACCGGACGATCGTGCCCGAGCGGCTCATCGGCTACGGACGGGCCTCGCAGTCGGTGAAGAAGGAGGTCGTCCTGTGCATCGACCAGTCGGGGTCGATGGCGGCGTCGGTCGTGTACGCGTCCGTGTTCGGGGCGGTGCTCGCCTCCATGCGGTCGATCAACACCCGGCTCGTCGTCTTCGACACGGCGGTCGTCGACCTCACCGACCAGCTCGACGACCCGGTCGACGTCCTCTTCGGCACCCAGCTCGGCGGCGGCACGGACATCAACCGGGCGCTCGCGTACTGCCAGTCGCAGATCACCCGGCCCGCGGAGACGGTGGTCGTGCTGATCAGCGATCTGTACGAGGGCGGCATACGCGACGAGATGCTCAAGCGGGTCGCGGCGATGAAGGCGTCCGGCGTGCAGTTCGTGACACTGCTCGCGCTGTCCGACGAGGGGGCGCCGGCCTATGACCGGGAGCACGCGGCCGCGCTCGCCGCGCTGGGCGCACCGGCCTTCGCCTGTACGCCGGACCTGTTCCCTGAGGTGATGGCGGCGGCGATCGAGAAGCGGCCGATTCCGGTGCCGGAAGGGTGATATGTCGACCCGGTGACCGGCGACTCCGGGCAGCAAAACGGACATGCCTACCCATCGGTAACGGAGGGCTTGCGCAACCTCCGCACTCCCGTGCGAGTATCGACGCCTCTTCAGCGTCGCGTCGACGCGTGGCTCGTCACGCGTGCCGTGTTCCGCCGCACGGGAGGACCCACCCCCTCTTGACCTCGCCAGCCGCTCTGCCCGGTGCCGCTCTGCGCGTGATGCGCACGGCGGCCGGGCGGCGTGCGTTGCAAGTGGTCGTGCTGGTGGGCGGGTTGTTCGCGCTCGGGTTCCTCTGCGGGGAACGGGCGAGCGCGGCGGAGGGCGTGCCGACGGTGACGTCCCATGAAGTCGCGTCGGTGGCCCAGGTTGCCCCGGTGACTTCCGGGGTGCGGGCGGACGGCGTCCGGTCGTTGACGCGGGACGCGGTGGAGCGGTTGGTGATCCCGCGGACGGAAGCGGACGTCCACCCGACAGCGCCGCCCCAGACGCAACCGGCCGAAGCCGAAGCCCACGGGAGCGCACCGCGGCTGCCCGATCTCACGGACACCTCCTTGGGTGGCAAGGTCGTACAGCCGGTCGGGGAACTCGTGGAGACGGTCACCGAGCAGCTGGCCGACGCGCAGGCAGAGGCACAATGGCCGGCGCTGCCGAGCCTGCCGGCCCTCCCGGCGGTGCCCGAACTCCCGGTGCCGCCGGTGCTGCCGGGGCAGACCTTGCCGGCGCCGGTCACGGCAGCGCCGCAGCCGGGCTCCCCGGCGGACGGCTCGAACGCTGGACACGGCTCCGACAGCCCTGCCGGCTCCGACAGCTCCACCAGCCCCCACAAGGCGAGGGCGAGCAGGGTCGGTGATGACTACGGCCCGTCGTACGGCGACGGTTCCCCCGTCACGGGTACGGCCGCCAAGGCCGACCGGCATCGGGCCGCGAGGTCGGGCGGTTACGTCCCCGCGCACCCGGCGCCCGCGGGCGACCCGGACGGGGTGCTGGCCCACCGGTCCGGAGTGGACAACGGTTCGCCGCGGCACGGCGACGCACAGGCCGTATCCCTGAACGACCGCGCCCCGCTGAGGCTCGTGCCCGGCGGCGTGGTGCGCACCGACGCGGACGGCACCCGGGACAGGCACCGGGACATTCCGGTTTCCCCGGCCTAGCGGGACGCTCACCCCTGCCGCCGATCTGCGGCGCGGGGGTGGCACGGGTCTGTTCGACCGCCCGCATCCGTCCGAGCCCAGGACCGGCACTCCTTCCTGTTCCCGTCTCCATGGGCTGCGGACGCCCAGTTCCCAAGGACCTGACGTACCCATGAACAAGAACATCCGCCGCTCCATCGTCATAGCCGCCGGCGTCACCGGCGCGTGGGCGCTCGGCTCCACGGCCGCCAGCGCCGACGAGCTGCCCGCCTCCTCCCTCTCCGTGTCGGACACGACGACGGACATCACGGAAGGCGTCACGGCCGACGCCACGAACACGCTGACCGGCGTGACCGACACGGCCACGAAGACGGCCCCCACCGACACGAGGGTCACCACCCCGCAGGCCACCCAGGCCACTCAGGCCACTCAGGCCGCCGAGGCCACCAAGACCGCAACCACCTCCACCACCTCCATCACCCCCACCACCTCCAAGGCCACCAAGATCAAGGGCGCCGCCGCCATCCAGGGCGCGAAGGCCGCCCGCGCCGCCCGTGCCGCGCAGGCGCAGCTCGACGCGACGGCCCGGGGGACGGCCGGTGAGACGGTCGCCGCCGCGCGGACCACCGTCTCCGACGCGGGCACCCCGCAGGACGACGTCGACTACCTCTTCGGCCCCCTCGCCGTCTTCGCCCCGGAGCTGGAGCGCGCCCTCGCCGGCGCATCCAGGACCACGTCCGCCACCACCACCGCATCCACCACCGCATCCACCACCACGTCCGCCCTCACCGCCGCGGCGGTCCCCCCGCTGGCCACCGCCGCGGTGCACGGTGCCGTTCCGGTGGTCGGCGGGGCGGTGGACGGGGTGGCGCCCGTAGCCACCGGTGTGGTGCCCGGCGCCACGCCCGTCGTCACCGGCGCGGTCGAGGGCGTCGCCCCTCTCGCCACCGACGCCGTCGCCGGGGTGAGCGGGACCGCCGAGCACACCGTCGACGCGGCCACCGCACTCGCCCACGGGCTGGTCGCCGACGCCCAGCCCGTCGCGACCGGCGTCGCCGTCGACGCGCAGGGCGTCGTCACCGGCGCGGTTCACGGCGTCACCCCGGTCGCGGGCGGTGCCGTCTCCGGTGTGCGACAGGTCGCCGCCGGCGCTGTCGGGGACGTTCCGCCGTACGCCACCGGGCTCGTGGAGCAGGTCGGTGGCGATGTCGTCGGGAGTGTGCTGCCGCCTGTCGTGAGCACCGTTGTGGACGGGGCCGTTCCCGTTGCGGAGCAGGCCGTGGTCGACGCGGGGGCGCTGACGTACGGCGTGACGGGGGACGTGCGGCACACCGTCGGGCAGGTGGCGCGGCTCGCGTACGGCGTGGCCGGGCACGCGGGCGGGCTGGCCGAGGGCGTGAACCAGGACGTGGCGCCCTTCGCACACGGCGTCACCGGCGCCGTCCAGCCGGTCGTCGGTCTCGTCCGGCCGGTCGTGGCGGGCGTCGGCGGCAGTGCCGAGACCTTCGCGTACGGCGTCACCCAGGACGTCGCCCCCTTCGCCGACGGCGTGACCGGGGACGTGCGGGGGACCGGCGACGGGGTCGTGCCCGTCGCCGGGCACACCGTCGACGGCGTCGCTCCCCTCGTGGGGAACGCCGTCACCGGCCTCCAGGGGGTCGGCGGGACCGTCACCTCCGGATACGGCGTCTGACCCTCCCCATCCCGACACCGACGTCCCCACACCGACTCCGCGAGGAAGCACGCCCGGACGGCCGAAAGCCGTCGGTCCGTCCGGACGTGACCCCTCGCGGTCGGAGCCGGGCGGTCCCCATTGGGGTGGGGATCATCGGCTCCGCGCCCCGCAAGGGGCTGCTCAAGGGGCCTCACCGGGTCAACCCCAGCCCGGTGAGGCCCTTTCCCCTGACCTCCTCCGCCCCTCACGCCTGACACGCCGTGCCAGTGAGGGCGGCATCATGTGACAGGTATCACCGCTCAGGTGTGACCCTCGATTTAGGGGCCCCCTGCAAGCAGCGATAACCTGCGAGACGGACATGCCGCGCGCTCGGACACCGTGTGCGCCTCCCTTGTGACACTCGGCGGACGTCACGTTGCCCATCGCGGCACGCCCACGCATCCAACGAACCGCGAGATCACTGATAGGGACGGAAGCGCGTGGACCTGTTCGAGTACCAGGCGAGGGACCTCTTCGCCAAGCACGATGTACCGGTGCTGGCCGGTGAAGTCATCGACACGCCTGAGGCGGCCCGCGCAGCCACCGAGCGTCTCGGTGGCAAGTCCGTCGTCAAGGCGCAGGTGAAGGTCGGCGGCCGTGGCAAGGCCGGTGGCGTCAAGCTCGCCGCCACCGCCGACGAGGCGGTCGAGCACGCGACCAACATCCTCGGCATGGACATCAAGGGCCACACGGTCCACAAGGTGATGATCGCCGAGACGGCCCCCGAGATCGTGGAGGAGTACTACGTCTCCTTCCTCCTCGACCGTGCCAACCGCACCTTCCTCTCCATCGCGTCCGTCGAGGGCGGCATGGAGATCGAGGAGGTGGCGGCCACCCGTCCGGAGGCCGTCGCCAAGACGCCGATCGACGCCAACGTGGGTGTGACCCCCGAGGTCGCGCGCCAGATCGTCGAGGCCGCGAAGTTCCCGGCCGAGGTCGCCGACAAGGTCGTGAACGTCCTCGTCAAGCTGTGGGACACCTTCATCAAGGAGGACGCCCTCCTGGTCGAGGTCAACCCGCTGGCGAAGGTCGCCTCCGGCGACGTCATCGCCCTCGACGGCAAGGTCTCCCTGGACGAGAACGCCGAGTTCCGTCAGCCGGAGCACGAGGCCCTCCAGGACAAGGACGCGGCCAACCCGCTCGAGGCCGCCGCCAAGGAGAAGAACCTCAACTACGTCAAGCTCGACGGCGAGGTCGGCATCATCGGTAACGGTGCCGGTCTGGTCATGTCGACGCTGGACGTCGTCGCGTACGCCGGTGAGAACCACGGTGGCGTGAAGCCGGCCAACTTCCTCGACATCGGTGGTGGCGCCTCCGCCGCCGTCATGGCGAACGGCCTGGAGATCATCCTCGGCGACCCCGACGTCAAGTCGGTCTTCGTCAACGTCTTCGGTGGCATCACCGCCTGTGACGAGGTCGCCAACGGCATCGTCCAGGCGCTCCAGCTGCTCGCGGACAAGGGCGAGGAAGTCACCAAGCCCCTCGTCGTCCGCCTGGACGGCAACAACGCCGAGCTGGGTCGCAAGATCCTCTCCGACGCCAACCACCCGCTGGTCCAGCGCGTGGACACCATGGACGGCGCGGCCGACAAGGCCGCCGAGCTCGCGGCTGCGAAGTAAGGGACGAGGGAACACAGCCATGGCTATCTTCCTCAACAAGGACAGCAAGGTCATCGTCCAGGGCATGACCGGCTCCACGGGCATGAAGCACACCAAGCTCATGCT includes:
- a CDS encoding ATP-binding protein, producing MSVTVEPMPVETGETTPAQALRPHAEDAFAAELAALAAQDERPRPARWKLSPWAVATYLLGGTLPDGTVITPKYVGPRRIVEVAVTTLATDRALLLLGVPGTAKTWVSEHLAAAVSGDSTLLVQGTAGTPEEAIRYGWNYAQLLANGPSRDALVPSPVMRAMAEGMTARVEELTRIPADVQDTLITILSEKTLPIPELGEEVQAVRGFNLIATANDRDRGVNDLSSALRRRFNTVVLPLPESVEAEVDIVSRRVDQLGRSLDLPAVPEGIDEIRRVVTVFRELRDGVTADGRTKVKSPSGTLSTAEAISVVTNGLALAAHFGDGVLRAGDVAAGILGAVVRDPAADRVVWQEYLEAVVRERDGWTDFYRACREVSA
- a CDS encoding DUF5682 family protein; translation: MSGSDGGEVGATGGEPLLLGVRHHGPGSARAVRAALDAARPRVVLIEGPPEADALIPLAADADMRPPVALLGHAVDEPGRSAFWPLAEFSPEWVALRWALEQDVPARFIDLPATHSLAWGRDTGADEADEAEADAAEAAEAETDTGDGSDGSEGIEEADGAGRIDVRVDPLAVLAETAGYDDPERWWEDVVEHRGGGTGDVFGPFLALEEAMGALRETYGHGGHDKDLVREAYMRLQVRAAQREFRAGVAVVCGAWHVPALRRKASVAADRALLKGLPKVKADMTWVPWTHRRLSRVSGYGAGIDSPGWYGHLFAAPDRPIERWMTKVAGLLRKEDRLVSSAHVIEAVRLAETLAAMRGRPLAGLSETTDAVRAVMCEGSDVPLSLVHDRLVVGDVLGEVPQGAPAVPLQRDLDRAQRRLRLKPEALERELELDLRKEIDAGRSRLLHRLRLLGVAWGEPVASRGSTGTFRETWRLRWEPELAVRVAEAGVWGTTVLAAATAKAEADAVGAPSLADVTALAERCLLAELPDALPVVMQVLADRAALDADVGHLAQALPALVRSLRYGDVRGTDTHALTEVAEGLAERIFVGLPPACAGLDADAAEQIRRHVDAVHGAVGLLGDAAVAAGPAVASPATASPAAASPAMDGTERGAPPLRVRWHSVLRVLCGRESVPGVIRGRAVRLLLDDGELGQDEAARLMGLVLSPGTPPADAAAWIEGFVGGGAGGGMLLVHDERLLGLVDAWLTGVPADAFTDVLPLLRRSFSAYEAGVRRTLGELVRRGPGERAGGGPIGSGAGLPGFATGLDTARADAVLPVVRLLLGLDGVPGHRDADDNDLAGVGG
- a CDS encoding VWA domain-containing protein: MSGDVLDPAQERLRRWRMVLGGDAADGTGCVLGGRDAAMDGALAALYGKGDRQGQQSGRDRSAGLGASAPSVARWLGDIRTYFPSSVVQVMQRDAIDRLGLATLLLEPEMLEAVEADVHLVGTLLSLNKAMPETTKETARAVVRKVVEDLEKRLATRTRATLTGALDRSARVSRPRHQDIDWNRTIAANLKHYLPQYRTIVPERLIGYGRASQSVKKEVVLCIDQSGSMAASVVYASVFGAVLASMRSINTRLVVFDTAVVDLTDQLDDPVDVLFGTQLGGGTDINRALAYCQSQITRPAETVVVLISDLYEGGIRDEMLKRVAAMKASGVQFVTLLALSDEGAPAYDREHAAALAALGAPAFACTPDLFPEVMAAAIEKRPIPVPEG
- the sucC gene encoding ADP-forming succinate--CoA ligase subunit beta; protein product: MDLFEYQARDLFAKHDVPVLAGEVIDTPEAARAATERLGGKSVVKAQVKVGGRGKAGGVKLAATADEAVEHATNILGMDIKGHTVHKVMIAETAPEIVEEYYVSFLLDRANRTFLSIASVEGGMEIEEVAATRPEAVAKTPIDANVGVTPEVARQIVEAAKFPAEVADKVVNVLVKLWDTFIKEDALLVEVNPLAKVASGDVIALDGKVSLDENAEFRQPEHEALQDKDAANPLEAAAKEKNLNYVKLDGEVGIIGNGAGLVMSTLDVVAYAGENHGGVKPANFLDIGGGASAAVMANGLEIILGDPDVKSVFVNVFGGITACDEVANGIVQALQLLADKGEEVTKPLVVRLDGNNAELGRKILSDANHPLVQRVDTMDGAADKAAELAAAK